The Camelus dromedarius isolate mCamDro1 chromosome 25, mCamDro1.pat, whole genome shotgun sequence genome has a segment encoding these proteins:
- the FBXL14 gene encoding F-box/LRR-repeat protein 14 isoform X1 encodes METHISCLFPELLAMIFGYLDVRDKGRAAQVCTAWRDAAYHKSVWRGVEAKLHLRRANPSLFPSLQARGIRRVQILSLRRSLSYVIQGMANIESLNLSGCYNLTDNGLGHAFVQEIGSLRALNLSLCKQITDSSLGRIAQYLKGLEVLELGGCSNVTNTGLLLIAWGLQRLKSLNLRSCRHLSDVGIGHLAGMTRSAAEGCLGLEQLTLQDCQKLTDLSLKHISRGLAGLRLLNLSFCGGISDAGLLHLSHMGSLRSLNLRSCDNISDTGIMHLAMGSLRLSGLDVSFCDKVGDQSLAYIAQGLDGLKSLSLCSCHISDDGINRMVRQMHGLRTLNIGQCVRITDKGLELIAEHLSQLTGIDLYGCTRITKRGLERITQLPCLKVLNLGLWQMTDSEKVRILLAVSQPLTEGSQDSSPAPFCSRRRLAY; translated from the exons ATGGAGACGCACATCTCGTGCCTGTTCCCCGAGCTGTTGGCCATGATCTTCGGCTACCTGGACGTGCGCGACAAGGGGCGCGCGGCGCAGGTGTGCACGGCCTGGCGGGACGCCGCCTACCACAAGTCGGTGTGGCGGGGGGTGGAGGCCAAGCTGCACCTGCGCCGGGCCAACCCGTCGCTGTTCCCCAGCCTGCAGGCCCGGGGCATCCGCCGGGTGCAGATCCTGAGCCTGCGCCGCAGCCTCAGCTACGTGATCCAGGGCATGGCCAACATCGAGAGCCTCAACCTCAGCGGCTGCTACAACCTCACCGACAACGGCCTGGGTCACGCGTTCGTGCAGGAGATCGGCTCGCTGCGCGCGCTCAACCTGAGCCTCTGCAAGCAGATCACCGACAGCAGCCTGGGCCGCATAGCCCAGTACCTCAAGGGCCTGGAGGTGCTGGAGCTGGGCGGCTGCAGCAACGTCACCAACACCGGCCTGCTGCTCATCGCCTGGGGCCTGCAGCGCCTCAAGAGCCTGAACCTCCGCAGCTGCCGCCACCTCTCGGACGTGGGCATCGGGCACCTGGCCGGCATGACGCGCAGCGCGGCCGAGGGCTGCCTGGGCCTGGAGCAGCTCACGCTGCAGGACTGCCAGAAGCTCACGGACCTCTCCCTGAAGCACATCTCCCGGGGGCTGGCGGGCCTGCGGCTCCTCAACCTCAGCTTCTGCGGGGGCATCTCGGACGCGGGCCTGCTGCACCTGTCGCACATGGGCAGCCTGCGCAGCCTCAACCTGCGCTCCTGCGACAACATCAGTGACACGGGCATCATGCACCTGGCCATGGGCAGCCTGCGCCTCTCGGGGCTGGACGTGTCCTTCTGTGACAAGGTGGGGGACCAGAGCCTGGCTTACATCGCGCAGGGGCTGGACGGCCTCAAGTCCCTGTCCCTCTGCTCCTGCCACATCAGCGACGACGGCATCAACCGCATGGTGCGGCAGATGCACGGGCTGCGCACGCTCAACATCGGCCAGTGCGTGCGCATCACGGACAAGGGCCTGGAGCTGATCGCCGAGCACCTGAGCCAGCTCACCGGCATAGACCTGTACGGCTGCACCCGCATCACCAAGCGCGGCCTGGAGCGCATCACGCAGCTGCCCTGCCTCAAGGTGCTCAACCTGGGCCTCTGGCAGATGACGGACAGTGAGAAG GTCAGAATACTGCTTGCCGTAAGTCAGCCGCTCACCGAGGGGAGCCAGGACTCCAGTCCAGCTCCCTTCTGCTCCAGGAGAAGGCTCGCTTACTGA
- the FBXL14 gene encoding F-box/LRR-repeat protein 14 isoform X2: METHISCLFPELLAMIFGYLDVRDKGRAAQVCTAWRDAAYHKSVWRGVEAKLHLRRANPSLFPSLQARGIRRVQILSLRRSLSYVIQGMANIESLNLSGCYNLTDNGLGHAFVQEIGSLRALNLSLCKQITDSSLGRIAQYLKGLEVLELGGCSNVTNTGLLLIAWGLQRLKSLNLRSCRHLSDVGIGHLAGMTRSAAEGCLGLEQLTLQDCQKLTDLSLKHISRGLAGLRLLNLSFCGGISDAGLLHLSHMGSLRSLNLRSCDNISDTGIMHLAMGSLRLSGLDVSFCDKVGDQSLAYIAQGLDGLKSLSLCSCHISDDGINRMVRQMHGLRTLNIGQCVRITDKGLELIAEHLSQLTGIDLYGCTRITKRGLERITQLPCLKVLNLGLWQMTDSEKNPPEQHARPWS; this comes from the exons ATGGAGACGCACATCTCGTGCCTGTTCCCCGAGCTGTTGGCCATGATCTTCGGCTACCTGGACGTGCGCGACAAGGGGCGCGCGGCGCAGGTGTGCACGGCCTGGCGGGACGCCGCCTACCACAAGTCGGTGTGGCGGGGGGTGGAGGCCAAGCTGCACCTGCGCCGGGCCAACCCGTCGCTGTTCCCCAGCCTGCAGGCCCGGGGCATCCGCCGGGTGCAGATCCTGAGCCTGCGCCGCAGCCTCAGCTACGTGATCCAGGGCATGGCCAACATCGAGAGCCTCAACCTCAGCGGCTGCTACAACCTCACCGACAACGGCCTGGGTCACGCGTTCGTGCAGGAGATCGGCTCGCTGCGCGCGCTCAACCTGAGCCTCTGCAAGCAGATCACCGACAGCAGCCTGGGCCGCATAGCCCAGTACCTCAAGGGCCTGGAGGTGCTGGAGCTGGGCGGCTGCAGCAACGTCACCAACACCGGCCTGCTGCTCATCGCCTGGGGCCTGCAGCGCCTCAAGAGCCTGAACCTCCGCAGCTGCCGCCACCTCTCGGACGTGGGCATCGGGCACCTGGCCGGCATGACGCGCAGCGCGGCCGAGGGCTGCCTGGGCCTGGAGCAGCTCACGCTGCAGGACTGCCAGAAGCTCACGGACCTCTCCCTGAAGCACATCTCCCGGGGGCTGGCGGGCCTGCGGCTCCTCAACCTCAGCTTCTGCGGGGGCATCTCGGACGCGGGCCTGCTGCACCTGTCGCACATGGGCAGCCTGCGCAGCCTCAACCTGCGCTCCTGCGACAACATCAGTGACACGGGCATCATGCACCTGGCCATGGGCAGCCTGCGCCTCTCGGGGCTGGACGTGTCCTTCTGTGACAAGGTGGGGGACCAGAGCCTGGCTTACATCGCGCAGGGGCTGGACGGCCTCAAGTCCCTGTCCCTCTGCTCCTGCCACATCAGCGACGACGGCATCAACCGCATGGTGCGGCAGATGCACGGGCTGCGCACGCTCAACATCGGCCAGTGCGTGCGCATCACGGACAAGGGCCTGGAGCTGATCGCCGAGCACCTGAGCCAGCTCACCGGCATAGACCTGTACGGCTGCACCCGCATCACCAAGCGCGGCCTGGAGCGCATCACGCAGCTGCCCTGCCTCAAGGTGCTCAACCTGGGCCTCTGGCAGATGACGGACAGTGAGAAG aatccTCCAGAGCAACATGCGAGACCATGGAGTTAA